Within Planococcus citri chromosome 2, ihPlaCitr1.1, whole genome shotgun sequence, the genomic segment TTCGTTTGAATATTCGTTTGTTTGTACTAATGACAACATCTGTTGAACGCTTTGTGTGATataatttcgttttcttttgtttttacaGTCAAACGTAGAATCATTCACCAGCGAAATCGAGAAATCTTCCGTACAAAATAACGATTTAGTTGACGTTGAAGATAAAAGTAATCAAGCTTTCGCTGCTTCATCAGATCCGGCAGATTTGAACGAATTCGTGTTAAATTCTGTTTATGAAATTTCTTCTCTTATTAATCAAAATGTCGCTGACGATCGTCATCCTGCAACCAGTTCGATACTGCCCGAACCGTGTTATGAAAAACCACAGTCttcaggtacctatattttttctcatcatagaaagtaaaatcgttgaaaaatcgattaaaatgtacctatttgttttttaatttttgcagtACTTCCATCGTTACCTTGTCTTTTGGACGATTGTTCTGGGTGTGAATTTCATCCAAAAACGTTGACTTTGGACGACGAATATGTGTCATCGTGCAGGGAGGAGATTCTAAAAGACTTATATTCAATACCtgaaaatccacctgcagtgtCGAGTTCGTTTACTGCGCCATTATCGAAGTCGGAATATGATTCTGAGGAAACCGACAAATCGAAACGAGATGGAAGCTTAATAAATTCGCAGTCATCAAATCTTGTGGACGGTTTCGATATTGTTAATATCATCATCACCGACGATCGTGTTGACAGCGATGTTCCTTCTGCGAGTTCAGAGATTGATCCACAGAGTGACGAAAATGATTCTGATCAGCCACCGTTGCCGAAAGATTCCAGTCAGCTACTCAACCCTGTGATAGATGATGGCGTTATTCAGTCAGCGGCTGTAATTGAAGCAGAGAATGAAGAAAGTCGATCAGATATCCTTAGTAATACGTCTCATGCACCGGGAgacgatggtgaaaaaaatgtatctccaagcgaaaatgaaaattgtacaaTTGTCGAAGAAATTGAATGTACTGAAGATAACAATCATGAAAAACTTGTGCCAAATGAGGAGCAATCAATTCTCAGAGATGATCGAATTAGCAGTGATATTCAAGTGACCTCTTCTGACGATGAAATTATTCCAGCGAATGAAAAACCTCTTCTCGATAACGATGAAACAATTCTAGCCGAATCCGTCACTGGTAATAGTATTCCTGCTGTACCGTCCACTGATCCAAGTCCGACTCCGAACCATGAAAACATTGACGAAACCGCTCGAGAAGATACGAATGCCACCGCTATGATCTCTTCTGATACAGAAAACTTAATTACGACTCCGATTTTGTCCGTAAATGAAACTTTGCTCCAGATTCCGGAAAAATGTCAACATTCTAACTTGAATGAAAATCCCGAACCTTGTATACGCCCAAGGACACCAACGATATCTGAAAATCATGATCGTACAGCCATTCCAGAAATTTCTGCTTCGGAAGATGCTGTTGATAGTGAAGATGTTCCGCCCACTGATCCAATTTTGTGTCCGATGAACCCTGAAAACATTTCGGCACCAGCCAATTTGGTTTCAATTACAACTGACGAAACCTTTCGGGAAAATACTGTGGTTGCTTCGGACACAGAAAACCCAATGCTTCCGATTTCGTCTGAAAATGAAACCTCGCTCGAGATTCCGGAAAAACGTCAACATTCGAGCTTTGATGAAATGCCCGAACTGTGTGTATCCCCCGAAGCTATCTCACCTTATCCGGATGGCAGTCCTGCCGATGATACGTCGACGTCTAATCTTAACTCGACTTTTTACGACGAATTTGGCGTTAGTGAAATCCAAACGATCAACGAAAAGGAACCTTCACAGGAAATTACCCCTTCTTCGGTGTTGACTGAACTCGAtctttcatctcaaaaatcgaATCATGGAACTGAAAAGTATCCATTATTGAGAAATATGTTAACGCCACGCAGTTCAACTATCAGGTGTACGAACCAGATCATCGACGGTGTTGgaatcgaaattgaaattggGCCGCATTCTTCGTCGCCATCCTCATCACAAACTTCAGATCTTGTGAATATCCAATCGCCATATCAAAAAGAACCTCCTTCCAGTGTAGAAATCGGTGTGGATGCTACGAGTAAATTAGCGTCATATCCAGTGTTAAACCTGAATACCGACTTTTCATCGATGTTGAATCGAATGTTGACAGACCAGAGTTTGGGCAAACTTTCGAATGAGATTGTCGAAAAAACACGAGTGGAAATCGATGCGTCTCGTTCATCTTCGCCGACATCAGAATGTTCCAAAAGCTCAGAAAATTTGGAACAAGTCCAAGAAAAAGATAATTTTGAGGATGATGATGTTTCTGAAATAGGATCAGTGCCGGCTTCGTCGCCCTTGCCTTCGCCACCCGATCAAATGTCATCCAATGACACCAACGCCACAGAGCATCAAATCGCCGAAACTGCCGTTGAAAATTCTCCGTTGACTATGTCTTCAAACCAGTGCGGTCTCGACAATGAAGAAGATCCCGATGCGAAGTATTATAGTGCGTTAACCTCGaggtaaaaataaatattttattattgcattttcatctttgaaaaatacgttcatagagtatttttttttttatttcagggATAGACTTATTAAAGTCACGATATTGCTTCCTCGGTTAAGAATCGAGAAGAACAGACCAATTTCTTCTCGTTACCACTTGAGAGGGTATGTAATaagtaaaaatgatgataatattCCAATTCAATGTGTAACTGTTAataatgaacttttttcccGTTTTCAGACAAAAATCTATCGGACAATTGATTTCGAGTGCTAGAGGAAGAGGCGCTAAATTAAGAAGGTaatgtttttgttcaaattatACGTATTGGAATAAAGACCAGCAAAGTGAATTTCTCcagtattaaataaaaataatcgttaatttttcagaaaaaaatactcccAGTATTAAAATGGTAACAAGTTAggtggggaatttttaaaaatgatttcaattaaTTGATCATCAATACGAAGGAATTTATTATTTAGTCGAGTGATTCGCTCGTAATTTGTTTTTTCCTGTGGAATGTCCCCATTCTTATTTGTGATAtaatgaacaaattgaaaaaattgaaatatactCGTTATTAAGTTACTTATTATATTTAATGAATTTCGTTAAGTATTAATGTTATTTTGTTGGTAATTTCTTCCCAAGCATGttcgtattttttgataaacgaGTCATGTCTCTATTGATAATATGGCAATTGCCGGTTACGTTTAATGTAGTTGTAGACTTATTAATGAGATAATTTTCTAGTATATAGTTATCTGTTCACATGTTGCTTATCTGCATTCTGCATGCATGTTGCGTTATTTCTCAGCCGTTTACATTATGTTTGGGGTTGAGAAAATCCTGCTTGAGACTGGAATCATCCATGTTAGCTCGTTATATGCTTGCGgtttcattccatatttattttttgagctattgctttagtttttttttttttcaaagttggcgtTGAAGTGGATAAAGGTTTACATTGCGTCAAAAATATCTGGTTAAAAATGTGTGATCCCTAGGGCAATTATTTTTATGCgctaaaaacaccaaaaaaagcgcTTATAATATGCtgtaaaaatctggaaaaaagcatttatatgcgctaaaaacctgaaaaaagcttaaataaGTGCAATAAAAGTGCACCATCATGCGTATCAAAATGTTTGTATTTTCAGTGCAACATCAAAAAACATAAGAAAATAGAAAGGAAAcgtcaaatatattttttttcaataaaaattcattgtaTCATCGATTATACAtttaaaatcacaaataaaaactttcagttttttttttttttttaatatcaaaaatgtcaaacttTTTGTTTTCCCTATTTTGTTGACTGAtttttgccgtttttttttctcaaaaaagcttTAACGACctaaaaaaagcttaaaataaGCAacattttgacgttttttaactaaaataagcgtttttatgcatttatacctaaaatatgcgaaaataagcgctataaaatttcaccattcgTCTTGAAATTGCATGAAACGTGAAGAAAATTGCGATATGCGGTATCTGGTGTAGCAGGAAAATATAtgcgatatcataaaaataattgcccTAGTGATCCCTAATTGAACCCCTGTACTCATAACCATAAGAGTTTCGATTcttctaaaactgaaaattgctttggtaaaagtcaaaattttataccaaaaaatatttgcacgattttttttcctccctcaAAAATCAAGGTGGAAGAATTCtcatgtaggtaataggtatccaCTTGATACAGCTCAGTTAAAATCATgggtcttgaaatttttcaattttttttgtatttaaaaaaacactgcCTAATGAAAAGTGATTTTCTGATGTGTTTCCGAAACCtataaaaaataagtaagtacacatgtacatacttacccatgattagtatttttttttttaaaaaaaagacaatgAATTCGTAATTTGATTTGAATACTTcagctaaacaaaaaaaaaatgaataaaaaattgtctcattaatttttttgaaaattaggtagcttgttttaataaaaaaaaatggacgaaATGGATGAATAGATGAATAGATGATTGACGACTATTGACTATCTCGTCAGAATCTATACTCTTTTTCTGAGATTGGAAGGTTTCAATCTATTTGTacgttatttatttttcaatttttcaaaaaaaattattgatttttcgtttttttatctCATCAATTctataacttaaattacttaaGTAGGCATTTATCtagaatgttttcattttcaatattgtttcaattttttcgattcaaattttcgcataatttttgttaatttttcttgCTAAAGTTCCTACTTGAATTAATTTTGCGAATACTCTGCTTTTATAGTTCCAGTTGCAGCTGTGtttatatttcttttttctttttcttctttttttttttactttgcttTTATGATAATTCTATAGCTATTGCTTTTTTGTAAACGTTTTTTCCTATTATATATACTAGATTTATTGCATTCTCTTGTTGTCATTTCTGATAACTGCTTGTTTCTATTACTATCTGCTAAATGCTAAGTGTAGAGTGTTTCAGAATCGAAGTATATATCATTTTTCCAGAAAGTAGGCAACGCATAAATCATGTCTACGTAGGCATAATCGCTTACCCTGCAAGTCGCTGAGGCAATAACATgcttttttaacattttaaactGAAAAGTCAAAACCAATGCCCTATTTTTTTAACTTTACGtagttttaaaattagtttactggataaaaatttgaaaatgatacgaGACGAGTCGTATGTAGGATTTCGAGGGCACCTAGTTTAAATCGTCACTAGGATTTAACCACTCATTATGtgttgggaggggaggggatagTCGATATTTGAGAGTTCTGAAATAGgatataaatcaaatttcagctttttgcctaaattctgataaaattttaacttttctcaaaacaaaataCTTTCGAATTTTTAGAAAGTGGCCAAAAATCACGAAGTGAAATTATTTAGCTTGGTATTGTATTTTTAGGGGCTATCTTTCGATTCTTTTGCCTTTGCTCCAAAAACTTTTCTGTCAGCTGAACTCGGTTAGTTGAATTTATCTACAccttcgaatttttaaaataagggTGCCATTCTCGGAAAAACCTGTTAAGCTTGGAAAACTCTGGAAATTCGGTCCTTCCTGCAGAAGACATGgaaatgttgaggaaatttcaaattttcgctccaAAATAGGCTAaaggaattttataaaataaaataattcttggtaattctgtgaaaatttggtaaaaaatttttgattttactcttgttttggttaaaaaaaatttttggtcacacAATAAGATGATAATTCCCCTCTACCCTGGAGCTTCATGAATACACagcaaaaaatttactggattGATTGATCATATTCGTCCATCGTCACTGGCGAAGTTTAAAAAACCTGAACGCCCCCACCCCCCTTTCTCAGCGTGCGACTGACATTTGAAAGGTCTGAAAAATAGGGGGGGAGGAAAGTtaggaaaaatcataattctcTTTCTATGAGATTTTATCATATACACGCTGGTTTACTTTGTTGACaatcattatttattttgaagaaatcttaTCGATAACTTATATAATTACCCGGacttattatttttatgatcATTATTAATTATccaatttccagaaatttttataCCATCTTACTCATACTTGAGTTTGATTACAGAATGTTACATAATAAATAATAGATATGTAAattaaattactcgtatatttaccCATCAATTGGCTTGGCTTGAAATTCTGCTTTCGTCATCAACCCTCtttatactaattttttttattttttgtatctgtagtgctttttattgcaaaatcTGTGGCCAAATTTGTTTTACGCGTCTAGTTTTGAGCCATCACATCAATGGAAAACACCGAGGAGCCCCAGGTACCATTATGTGCTCAATTTGCGGTTTTGTCTCTCAAAGTAAATCTACATTGGCGAGTCATCGAGTCAGTCGCCACAGCCTTGTATCGTCGGATTTCACGTACGAATTCGCCAATAATTAAGaaatagttttctttttttaagacGTTGCGATCTTTATACTCATTTAATTATTGTCACGCAGTGAATGCTCAATTTGCGAATCAACTAACCAGCCAAAAGTGATTTACGATTGTCAAGAAGCTCTAAACAACCATATCATCAGTACTCATCCTAATCCGTACCCAAATTACATCAGATGTCCGTATTACGAAGGCGAATGTGAATGGCATTTAGCTACTTTTGACGAGTACCGTGATCATATCGAGACTTATCATCACCGGGAAGATATGAGAAATCCGCTAGTGAATATGATTGcggaaatgtaaaatttttttcaaatttaatattttaataattttattttggtttctCGAGTAAGTATAttgtaagtgtttttttttttacaggccTTGGCAATGTGTAATTTGTGGAAAAGTTTTCTCCTGCGATGCGCATTTGAGCCATCATATAAGAAGAGAGCATGGCAGTTTCAAGGAAACGGAAACCTGAGCGAAGAGATGACTGCCATAATTAAGTACAACTATGaactaattaattttcaaaatatgttgcGTTTGTACAACTCGGCCGTGAGTAATTATAAGGTTTACTATCGAAAGAATCGAAAATTATCGAGTACCTAACGTTTAAATAATTAGATATTGCTCATTATCACTAGTCATGCTCAGTTTCTAAATGCaccaagttttttaatttgtttttattttaagacGAGTTgaatgatgatatttttgaattttatatgtctaattttcttgtttttattacCGCGtattatttcgtttcgttttgtttgtttggtaaaatttagttaTCATTGTTTTcgttattgtttatttttataatgtttttaaagaggttttcggtttttgaaaatcattttttaattatataagaatgataaa encodes:
- the LOC135835655 gene encoding uncharacterized protein LOC135835655 isoform X1 encodes the protein MDKDKIDVRSILAKAEEFRSICLSNDRERCALKEALNTAHSRIAELERDLAKSRQETRKAEADRDDLRIALEKLQSVFTGDPNSPQDKNTGDVPSSFNPFQSRSTADEVHSILATPTSKREIENQIPSPLSKSNDGDAAVVHHEDVIPEEKEPRIESNSEFICNNEIANDISNYFSSFVVDPQTSSEENLLMSAIPSSIKMVLNSYQSFDRKYLVFVIIETATDSKSCHFLSIDDLLALPENEDLLAQLQASQLMSSMPDVGKNYVFFTVVSHLITRSMTSLSKTNPAHDADASTSDITNDHTEPADGDTITVKEKVAVKRRGAPRGPRKKLPAKKIKPSCVSEVDTDIDYVASVASSTDYESEEFKSDFEIKSSTADKKSKTRCRVCDIVDHEVNYFHSYQALNCHIIEAHPFNAYPYYYRCPYGDNGNECIRHYTKKISLRKHIEACHPDVLISTNILLNTTNPKPKSWQCAYCGCTFASHRIYLKHMTDTHPGFAETVKVSASAKTLESEPQVKSKKVPSSPKLIIKRKQGKFSVSRKSSLSSIDEDYVPEEVGSPPTRRRKLFLEEDSLEEDSSPNTVVVSAEIHSVSNVESFTSEIEKSSVQNNDLVDVEDKSNQAFAASSDPADLNEFVLNSVYEISSLINQNVADDRHPATSSILPEPCYEKPQSSVLPSLPCLLDDCSGCEFHPKTLTLDDEYVSSCREEILKDLYSIPENPPAVSSSFTAPLSKSEYDSEETDKSKRDGSLINSQSSNLVDGFDIVNIIITDDRVDSDVPSASSEIDPQSDENDSDQPPLPKDSSQLLNPVIDDGVIQSAAVIEAENEESRSDILSNTSHAPGDDGEKNVSPSENENCTIVEEIECTEDNNHEKLVPNEEQSILRDDRISSDIQVTSSDDEIIPANEKPLLDNDETILAESVTGNSIPAVPSTDPSPTPNHENIDETAREDTNATAMISSDTENLITTPILSVNETLLQIPEKCQHSNLNENPEPCIRPRTPTISENHDRTAIPEISASEDAVDSEDVPPTDPILCPMNPENISAPANLVSITTDETFRENTVVASDTENPMLPISSENETSLEIPEKRQHSSFDEMPELCVSPEAISPYPDGSPADDTSTSNLNSTFYDEFGVSEIQTINEKEPSQEITPSSVLTELDLSSQKSNHGTEKYPLLRNMLTPRSSTIRCTNQIIDGVGIEIEIGPHSSSPSSSQTSDLVNIQSPYQKEPPSSVEIGVDATSKLASYPVLNLNTDFSSMLNRMLTDQSLGKLSNEIVEKTRVEIDASRSSSPTSECSKSSENLEQVQEKDNFEDDDVSEIGSVPASSPLPSPPDQMSSNDTNATEHQIAETAVENSPLTMSSNQCGLDNEEDPDAKYYSALTSRDRLIKVTILLPRLRIEKNRPISSRYHLRGQKSIGQLISSARGRGAKLRSAFYCKICGQICFTRLVLSHHINGKHRGAPGTIMCSICGFVSQSKSTLASHRVSRHSLVSSDFTECSICESTNQPKVIYDCQEALNNHIISTHPNPYPNYIRCPYYEGECEWHLATFDEYRDHIETYHHREDMRNPLVNMIAEMPWQCVICGKVFSCDAHLSHHIRREHGSFKETET
- the LOC135835655 gene encoding uncharacterized protein LOC135835655 isoform X2, with product MDKDKIDVRSILAKAEEFRSICLSNDRERCALKEALNTAHSRIAELERDLAKSRQETRKAEADRDDLRIALEKLQSVFTGDPNSPQDKNTGDVPSSFNPFQSRSTADEVHSILATPTSKREIENQIPSPLSKSNDGDAAVVHHEDVIPEEKEPRIESNSEFICNNEIANDISNYFSSFVVDPQTSSEENLLMSAIPSSIKMVLNSYQSFDRKYLVFVIIETATDSKSCHFLSIDDLLALPENEDLLAQLQASQLMSSMPDVGKNYVFFTVVSHLITRSMTSLSKTNPAHDADASTSDITNDHTEPADGDTITVKEKVAVKRRGAPRGPRKKLPAKKIKPSCVSEVDTDIDYVASVASSTDYESEEFKSDFEIKSSTADKKSKTRCRVCDIVDHEVNYFHSYQALNCHIIEAHPFNAYPYYYRCPYGDNGNECIRHYTKKISLRKHIEACHPDVLISTNILLNTTNPKPKSWQCAYCGCTFASHRIYLKHMTDTHPGFAETVKVSASAKTLESEPQVKSKKVPSSPKLIIKRKQGKFSVSRKSSLSSIDEDYVPEEVGSPPTRRRKLFLEEDSLEEDSSPNTVVVSAEIHSVSNVESFTSEIEKSSVQNNDLVDVEDKSNQAFAASSDPADLNEFVLNSVYEISSLINQNVADDRHPATSSILPEPCYEKPQSSVLPSLPCLLDDCSGCEFHPKTLTLDDEYVSSCREEILKDLYSIPENPPAVSSSFTAPLSKSEYDSEETDKSKRDGSLINSQSSNLVDGFDIVNIIITDDRVDSDVPSASSEIDPQSDENDSDQPPLPKDSSQLLNPVIDDGVIQSAAVIEAENEESRSDILSNTSHAPGDDGEKNVSPSENENCTIVEEIECTEDNNHEKLVPNEEQSILRDDRISSDIQVTSSDDEIIPANEKPLLDNDETILAESVTGNSIPAVPSTDPSPTPNHENIDETAREDTNATAMISSDTENLITTPILSVNETLLQIPEKCQHSNLNENPEPCIRPRTPTISENHDRTAIPEISASEDAVDSEDVPPTDPILCPMNPENISAPANLVSITTDETFRENTVVASDTENPMLPISSENETSLEIPEKRQHSSFDEMPELCVSPEAISPYPDGSPADDTSTSNLNSTFYDEFGVSEIQTINEKEPSQEITPSSVLTELDLSSQKSNHGTEKYPLLRNMLTPRSSTIRCTNQIIDGVGIEIEIGPHSSSPSSSQTSDLVNIQSPYQKEPPSSVEIGVDATSKLASYPVLNLNTDFSSMLNRMLTDQSLGKLSNEIVEKTRVEIDASRSSSPTSECSKSSENLEQVQEKDNFEDDDVSEIGSVPASSPLPSPPDQMSSNDTNATEHQIAETAVENSPLTMSSNQCGLDNEEDPDAKYYSALTSRDRLIKVTILLPRLRIEKNRPISSRYHLRGQKSIGQLISSARGRGAKLRRKKYSQY